A genomic stretch from Bacteroidota bacterium includes:
- a CDS encoding tetratricopeptide repeat protein, whose product MSIKNKARIVASLTVGGFIALIFLAVGCKGEYGVIEEERVTFAPAQTVALDATPADIEPTQTGVTPVPVENISAALDGKEGGALIATVDTTRKVTYKEAEAAFRERNYAEATELFTRYTQRKPENAWGYYMLGLSAKRAGDLEKSVQALQKAASIDPQHLKSWVNLGRTHMALNQPNESLAAVEKALVIDPSARDAYRIKGRAHHQLGELPEAELAYKQALALNDRDAWSMNNLAFVMIGQRKFDDALPLLARAIEINDQVAVFHNNLGMVLENKGYFRASEKAYESAVALDEGYTRAVTNKARVAGITEANSAGDPDFAALAQRAASAIKSWESISAQGGQ is encoded by the coding sequence ATGTCTATTAAAAACAAAGCCCGCATTGTCGCAAGTCTAACCGTAGGCGGTTTCATTGCCCTCATTTTTCTTGCTGTTGGATGCAAGGGGGAGTACGGGGTTATCGAAGAGGAACGCGTTACGTTCGCGCCGGCGCAAACGGTAGCACTGGATGCTACGCCGGCAGATATTGAGCCGACCCAAACAGGCGTAACGCCAGTCCCTGTAGAAAATATTTCGGCTGCGCTTGATGGCAAAGAAGGTGGGGCACTTATCGCGACCGTCGACACCACACGCAAAGTAACCTACAAGGAAGCGGAAGCTGCGTTTAGAGAGAGAAATTATGCCGAAGCTACCGAGCTTTTTACCCGGTATACGCAACGCAAACCCGAAAATGCCTGGGGATATTATATGCTTGGCCTGTCGGCAAAACGGGCCGGCGATCTTGAGAAATCAGTACAGGCGTTGCAAAAAGCAGCGTCAATAGATCCGCAGCACCTCAAAAGCTGGGTAAACCTTGGGCGGACACATATGGCCTTAAATCAGCCAAATGAGAGCCTGGCAGCAGTTGAAAAGGCCCTGGTTATTGATCCATCTGCCCGCGATGCGTATCGCATCAAAGGCCGCGCACACCATCAGTTGGGTGAGCTGCCAGAGGCAGAACTGGCCTACAAGCAAGCACTTGCGCTCAATGACCGAGATGCGTGGTCAATGAACAACCTGGCTTTTGTAATGATCGGCCAGCGCAAGTTTGACGATGCCCTGCCGTTACTGGCTCGCGCCATCGAAATCAATGATCAAGTAGCTGTGTTTCACAACAACCTGGGCATGGTACTCGAAAATAAAGGCTATTTCAGGGCGTCAGAAAAAGCTTATGAATCAGCTGTGGCGCTAGATGAAGGGTACACGCGTGCTGTGACTAACAAGGCACGTGTTGCAGGTATTACCGAAGCCAATTCAGCCGGCGACCCAGATTTTGCTGCACTGGCCCAACGGGCTGCATCGGCCATCAAATCCTGGGAGTCCATTTCTGCACAGGGCGGTCAATAG
- a CDS encoding PKD domain-containing protein, whose protein sequence is MIRSSFFVTLLFAAIIIAPKSSVVYALQQTHWVAPNGNDAQTCTVTTPCKTINHVLQAVVSDGDVINILPGIYREQLEITLDNITLQGTAPGVFLYGAAVPELVPAEGKYTAPWVWGDSFDGTPFCNNLTNDVGMDDRLCNTLGFWENEQRLAQVLSKSAVVAGTFYYDAGAEAVWLQPYTGSDGLAAIEGATYPYVLKLSASSSGVALKDLSIWYGTSMPDDGILQVEGSDHLIENVDVRYTAGAGILVYGADRVTMQDVEAAAHGQNGWRIRADASFSTSSGWQINDWVDALVLDHAISRNNGWKGYDNCWGGGGTKFSFTRDLQIDRFYSADNNGFGIWLDIENHTYDVTSSLSARDAGRGIFVEYISDDGRVENNVVFNTQDADNIGCGISVGLAAADSRNVTIKNNTVYSTADDVKGIMLKTGCPTCRSFPYTSEDIVWENNLLINKGDAGFVRDLDAGSADPFTYSNMHIEESFAGDGTVAVCWDALGNCSQAAFDIEALPPGTYLADEADECGFSENNALLDGVGAQGFVHPQHAAICDGAPPPAPPVAGFTYAVEGMLVMFTDTSADDEALVAWSWDFGDGSSSSEQSPEYAYAAAGTYAVLLTVTDSDGLSDTFSEQIAIDSPAPPAEPPVADFTYTATALTVQFEDLSTDDGTLVSWLWTFGDGNQASTQDPTHSYSDAGTYSVSLLVEDDEGLSATQTRDVVVEEVDLPTPPSAAFTFTVDNLQVTFQDASTDDGSVVAWLWEFGDGEVATSATTSHTYMQAGTYTVVLTVTDDEGLTASVAEEVMVSSPPVDLPPVAAFTFVVDGLSVQFTDLSTDEDGEVAGWLWDFGDGETATLQHPVHVYTTAGSYYVTLEVKDDTGLKGDVGIQLLLIEGEDDVTGTFVEVAGLVVMEAEHHVAQSANGITGDTWIEAQIMTGSETAVGMQVLPDNGHSVTANFMVDNATLHFPVLFITTGTYYIWVRMRPEADASTIYAGTAESASMIGETRFDKPVDTWVWYNTKNASRRARINVPATGEQLIQVWMREDGVVLDRLLLTTDPDYVPEGVGPAESPRVLIDPYPNGSHRVSDRLDMPLQHRPTSIRVGHFYPNPATSDSHMSLDLPDEAQVSVLLYDMIGRVWHSEQYVLNAGANQKLRVDTSRLAAGVYICQIRVLLAEGSQTFSRRLVVVPFGAP, encoded by the coding sequence ATGATACGCTCTTCCTTTTTCGTTACGCTCCTTTTCGCCGCGATTATTATCGCCCCCAAGTCTTCCGTTGTCTATGCCTTGCAGCAGACCCACTGGGTTGCGCCCAACGGCAACGACGCACAGACTTGTACAGTAACTACGCCATGCAAGACAATTAACCATGTACTGCAGGCGGTTGTTAGTGATGGTGACGTTATTAACATACTCCCCGGTATCTACCGCGAGCAACTCGAGATCACCCTGGACAACATAACGTTACAAGGGACCGCACCCGGTGTTTTTCTCTATGGAGCTGCTGTGCCCGAATTGGTACCCGCTGAAGGCAAATACACGGCACCGTGGGTGTGGGGTGACTCATTTGACGGGACGCCTTTTTGTAATAACCTCACAAATGATGTTGGTATGGATGACCGGTTATGCAACACGTTGGGGTTTTGGGAAAATGAACAGCGGCTTGCGCAGGTCTTGTCTAAGTCTGCTGTGGTTGCCGGCACCTTTTATTATGACGCAGGTGCAGAGGCGGTGTGGCTGCAGCCATACACCGGCAGCGACGGCCTGGCTGCCATAGAAGGTGCCACATATCCCTACGTGTTAAAACTGTCTGCTTCAAGCAGTGGTGTGGCCTTAAAAGACCTGAGCATATGGTACGGGACTTCGATGCCCGATGACGGGATCCTGCAGGTGGAAGGCAGTGACCATCTGATTGAAAATGTGGATGTCCGGTATACCGCAGGCGCCGGGATTCTTGTGTACGGTGCAGATCGGGTCACGATGCAAGACGTAGAAGCTGCAGCCCACGGGCAAAACGGCTGGCGGATCCGCGCAGATGCCTCGTTTTCAACCTCATCAGGCTGGCAGATTAACGACTGGGTTGACGCACTGGTGCTGGATCACGCCATCTCTCGCAACAACGGTTGGAAAGGCTACGACAATTGCTGGGGCGGTGGCGGGACCAAGTTTTCCTTTACGCGCGATTTGCAAATTGACCGTTTCTATTCTGCAGACAACAACGGGTTTGGGATTTGGTTGGATATTGAAAACCATACGTATGATGTGACTTCTTCTTTGAGCGCCCGCGATGCCGGCCGGGGCATTTTTGTAGAATACATCAGCGATGACGGGCGCGTTGAAAACAATGTGGTATTTAATACGCAGGACGCAGATAATATTGGATGTGGCATCAGCGTGGGGCTGGCTGCAGCTGATTCGCGCAATGTGACCATCAAAAATAACACGGTCTATTCAACTGCAGACGATGTAAAAGGCATCATGCTCAAAACAGGATGCCCTACGTGTCGCTCTTTCCCATATACAAGCGAGGATATCGTATGGGAAAACAACCTGTTAATCAACAAGGGAGACGCCGGCTTTGTACGCGACCTGGATGCTGGCAGCGCTGATCCATTCACCTACAGCAACATGCACATCGAAGAATCTTTTGCTGGAGATGGCACTGTGGCTGTATGCTGGGATGCGCTGGGGAACTGCTCTCAAGCTGCATTTGACATCGAAGCGTTGCCACCCGGTACCTATCTTGCGGATGAAGCAGATGAATGTGGGTTTTCTGAAAACAATGCATTGCTTGATGGTGTGGGGGCGCAGGGTTTTGTGCATCCACAGCACGCAGCAATTTGTGATGGGGCGCCACCCCCTGCGCCGCCTGTAGCAGGCTTTACGTATGCCGTGGAAGGCATGCTGGTCATGTTTACAGATACAAGCGCTGATGACGAGGCCCTGGTTGCCTGGAGTTGGGATTTTGGGGACGGCAGTTCATCCAGCGAACAGTCGCCTGAATACGCGTATGCCGCAGCGGGTACGTACGCCGTTTTGTTAACTGTAACTGACTCAGATGGGCTATCAGATACCTTTTCGGAGCAAATTGCCATTGATTCGCCGGCGCCTCCTGCAGAACCTCCCGTGGCAGACTTTACCTATACAGCAACCGCACTAACCGTTCAGTTCGAAGACCTGAGTACGGACGATGGCACCCTTGTGTCGTGGCTTTGGACCTTTGGGGATGGCAATCAGGCATCAACACAGGACCCAACCCATAGTTATAGCGATGCCGGCACGTACAGCGTATCGCTGTTGGTCGAGGATGACGAAGGGTTATCTGCAACACAAACGCGCGATGTGGTTGTTGAGGAGGTTGATCTACCTACGCCTCCCAGCGCTGCCTTCACCTTTACAGTAGACAACCTTCAGGTAACTTTTCAGGATGCAAGTACCGACGATGGGTCCGTAGTTGCATGGCTCTGGGAATTTGGAGATGGTGAGGTGGCGACATCAGCCACAACGTCGCATACGTATATGCAGGCGGGTACGTATACGGTAGTACTTACGGTCACCGATGACGAAGGCCTGACCGCCAGTGTTGCTGAAGAAGTGATGGTCTCCTCGCCGCCTGTTGACCTCCCACCCGTGGCCGCATTTACGTTTGTTGTTGATGGTCTCAGCGTTCAATTTACAGACCTTAGTACAGATGAAGATGGCGAAGTAGCCGGCTGGTTGTGGGATTTTGGTGATGGAGAAACGGCTACACTTCAGCATCCCGTCCACGTCTACACCACGGCCGGCAGCTATTATGTGACGCTAGAAGTAAAAGACGATACGGGCTTGAAAGGGGATGTGGGTATACAGCTCCTCCTGATTGAAGGAGAAGACGATGTTACAGGTACTTTTGTAGAAGTTGCCGGCCTTGTTGTTATGGAGGCTGAACACCACGTAGCCCAATCTGCCAACGGTATCACCGGTGATACCTGGATAGAGGCGCAAATAATGACAGGCAGCGAAACGGCGGTTGGCATGCAAGTATTGCCGGACAATGGCCACAGCGTAACCGCTAACTTTATGGTGGACAATGCTACGCTGCACTTTCCGGTATTGTTTATCACAACAGGGACATACTATATCTGGGTCAGAATGCGACCTGAAGCGGATGCAAGCACGATATATGCCGGCACTGCTGAATCCGCTAGTATGATCGGCGAGACCAGGTTCGATAAACCGGTAGATACATGGGTATGGTACAATACAAAAAACGCGAGCCGGCGCGCCCGGATAAACGTTCCTGCAACCGGAGAGCAGTTAATTCAGGTCTGGATGCGCGAAGATGGCGTGGTGCTAGACCGCCTGTTGCTAACCACTGATCCTGACTATGTACCGGAAGGTGTGGGGCCTGCAGAAAGCCCAAGGGTGCTTATCGATCCGTATCCAAACGGATCCCATAGGGTTTCAGATCGGCTGGATATGCCGTTGCAACATAGACCCACTTCAATCCGGGTAGGACATTTTTATCCTAACCCGGCTACTTCCGACAGCCATATGTCTCTCGATTTACCCGATGAGGCGCAGGTATCCGTATTGCTGTATGATATGATTGGACGTGTGTGGCATAGTGAACAGTACGTACTAAACGCCGGCGCTAATCAGAAACTACGGGTAGATACGTCTCGGTTGGCAGCAGGGGTATATATTTGCCAAATACGCGTTTTATTGGCTGAAGGAAGCCAGACATTCAGCAGGCGATTGGTGGTTGTCCCTTTTGGCGCACCATAG
- a CDS encoding sialidase family protein: MNIRYASILLASMVFVFAGCNKDTSDATWSQPKLARLVTSASFIYDEAPFPSAHASTIVETPAGMAAAWFGGTAERDPDVGIWFSSETASGWTPPVEVANGMQPDGTRYPTWNPVLFQAPDNGPLLLFYKAGPSPSEWWGLVRTSVDNGETWSEETRLPDGILGPIRAKPVLMADSSLLAGSSTEHDGWVVHMERLRNPRADNMWTLEYLADSTSWEVVNDLNDPEQFGAIQPTILAHSPTRLQILCRSVQGVVTEAWSKDGGITWDAMQETTLPNPSAGIDALRLQDGRFLLIYNPTREGREKLGLAVSKDGKQWKSVALLEHAAGEYSYPAMVQAADGSIHITYTWQREKIKYVVVDAQIIP; the protein is encoded by the coding sequence ATGAATATCCGATACGCCTCCATTTTACTCGCAAGTATGGTGTTCGTATTCGCCGGATGCAACAAAGACACGTCCGATGCCACCTGGTCACAACCAAAACTCGCCAGGCTTGTCACAAGTGCCTCTTTCATTTATGATGAGGCTCCTTTCCCCTCAGCCCATGCCTCAACCATTGTTGAAACCCCGGCGGGAATGGCGGCTGCCTGGTTTGGCGGAACAGCAGAACGAGACCCGGACGTTGGCATCTGGTTTTCGAGTGAAACAGCATCTGGGTGGACACCTCCTGTTGAAGTAGCCAATGGTATGCAACCCGATGGCACGCGTTATCCAACATGGAATCCTGTACTGTTTCAAGCTCCGGATAATGGGCCTCTGCTGCTTTTTTACAAAGCCGGCCCAAGTCCAAGCGAATGGTGGGGGTTGGTGCGTACATCAGTTGACAATGGCGAAACGTGGTCTGAAGAAACGCGACTCCCCGATGGGATCCTGGGGCCAATCCGGGCAAAACCCGTATTGATGGCAGACAGTTCGCTACTCGCCGGCTCCAGTACGGAGCACGATGGTTGGGTGGTTCACATGGAACGCCTACGCAATCCGCGTGCAGACAATATGTGGACGCTTGAATACCTCGCTGATTCTACCTCGTGGGAAGTTGTAAACGACCTGAATGACCCCGAACAATTTGGCGCCATTCAACCAACCATTCTCGCCCATAGTCCAACAAGGTTGCAGATTTTATGTCGATCGGTGCAGGGTGTGGTAACAGAAGCCTGGTCTAAAGATGGCGGCATCACTTGGGATGCGATGCAGGAAACGACCCTGCCAAACCCAAGTGCCGGCATTGATGCACTCAGGCTCCAGGATGGTCGATTCCTCCTCATTTACAATCCGACCCGCGAAGGAAGGGAGAAGCTAGGCCTTGCGGTCTCGAAAGACGGCAAGCAGTGGAAATCTGTGGCGTTGCTCGAGCACGCTGCCGGCGAATATTCCTACCCGGCCATGGTACAGGCAGCAGATGGCAGCATTCATATCACCTATACCTGGCAACGCGAGAAAATTAAATACGTTGTTGTAGACGCACAAATAATTCCCTAA
- the uvrA gene encoding excinuclease ABC subunit UvrA: MKPEPVNTRTTLSVRGARENNLKNIDVDIPRDQLVVITGVSGSGKSSLAFETIYAEGQRRLMSSMSAYARRFVSQLKKPDVDFVNGLSPVISIDQKTVGKNPRSTVGTMTDIQDYLRMLYASIGQVHCPWCAAPVTARSPQQMLEHMFSLPDGAVVEVRAPVGKVWGEEWSLLLEQIRHHGYRKAAIDGTLVDLGDEIELDESQDHHVEAIVDQFIIEKGIDRRVIAALSNARELGDGLLSFVLKDGVSAAQEKTFFKGFGCAKHHVVSLTLQHGDFTFNDPAGACVTCSGLGTGKRVHKKLLVPDPGLSLREGAIVTREYNPGNWTGRVLYTLSEHFGFSLDTPFADLAEETVTLLFEGCPEEPLTIKVPPEAKVGAHYAGRDFRFQGIINEIEQHYHRYRKQGDANTWTEDYLDKIMVTYDCPDCRGGRLKRVREMVTVGGKSLPELCRTHFHSLISFLEGVDANSDKAAVTEVLIREIVGRLRLLVGIGLDYLSLERRAGTLSGGESQRIRLSTQIGSGLMGMLYVLDEPSIGLHPKDNARMISTLRKLVDVGNTVIVVEHDEDTIRGADYCIEIGPGPGIHGGTVVSAGPPKALMTDPASLTGRYLSGTKEIAVPNERRTLDNGRIAVSGCRHNNLQDVDIDIPMHAFTCVTGASGSGKSSFLHETLYKILIARLHDSRVLPGAYRTITGHEAIDDVIHINQRPIGRSSRSNPATYIGIYDNIRKLFAGTAEATARGYTASRFSFNVKGGRCEQCSGEGTITTKLSFMPDVEVQCPTCKGARYNADTLEIVWNGKNIADVLEMSIEDGVAFFEGQRLIRRKLGVMHDLGLGYLKIGHPAPILSGGEAQRVKLAAELGKVKRGKHLLYILDEPTTGLHFADIDRLLQALNSLVDAGHSVVVIEHNLDVIKTADWVVDLGPEGGHKGGHVVAAGRPEDVAAVPESHTGRFLMPLLVDPL, encoded by the coding sequence ATGAAGCCTGAGCCTGTAAACACCCGCACCACTCTTTCGGTACGCGGGGCGAGGGAAAACAATCTCAAGAATATCGATGTGGATATTCCCCGTGATCAATTGGTGGTGATTACGGGCGTCAGTGGTTCGGGCAAGTCATCGCTGGCGTTTGAGACCATATATGCTGAGGGGCAGCGCCGGCTCATGAGTTCTATGTCGGCTTACGCCCGCCGTTTTGTATCTCAACTCAAAAAACCGGATGTAGATTTTGTCAACGGGTTGTCTCCCGTGATCTCTATTGATCAAAAAACAGTTGGTAAAAATCCCCGAAGTACTGTTGGTACCATGACCGACATTCAGGACTATCTGCGCATGCTGTATGCCAGCATCGGCCAAGTCCATTGCCCCTGGTGTGCAGCGCCTGTGACGGCGCGTAGTCCGCAGCAAATGTTGGAGCACATGTTCTCTCTTCCGGACGGCGCTGTCGTTGAAGTGCGTGCACCCGTTGGCAAAGTATGGGGCGAAGAATGGAGCCTACTGCTGGAGCAAATCAGGCACCACGGCTACCGCAAAGCCGCTATAGATGGCACCCTTGTGGACCTGGGTGACGAAATTGAACTGGACGAGTCACAGGACCACCATGTCGAGGCGATTGTCGATCAGTTTATTATTGAAAAGGGGATTGACCGTCGGGTAATTGCTGCGCTTAGCAACGCCCGCGAACTTGGCGATGGATTGCTTTCTTTTGTACTCAAGGATGGCGTTTCAGCCGCGCAAGAAAAAACTTTTTTCAAGGGCTTTGGATGTGCCAAACACCACGTGGTGAGCTTAACCCTGCAGCACGGCGATTTTACGTTTAACGATCCTGCGGGCGCCTGCGTTACATGCTCGGGGCTGGGGACGGGAAAACGTGTCCATAAAAAACTGCTGGTCCCAGATCCAGGTCTTTCCCTTCGCGAGGGTGCAATTGTCACGCGCGAATACAATCCGGGGAATTGGACGGGGCGCGTCCTCTATACGTTGTCTGAACACTTCGGCTTCTCACTCGACACCCCGTTTGCTGATCTGGCTGAAGAAACGGTTACGTTGCTTTTTGAGGGATGCCCTGAAGAACCGCTTACTATAAAGGTGCCACCAGAGGCAAAAGTAGGCGCCCACTATGCCGGCCGTGATTTTCGATTTCAAGGCATTATAAATGAAATCGAACAGCACTACCATCGCTACCGCAAACAAGGAGATGCCAATACATGGACAGAAGATTATCTGGACAAAATCATGGTCACCTACGATTGTCCGGACTGCAGAGGGGGGCGCTTGAAGCGGGTACGAGAAATGGTTACTGTTGGTGGCAAAAGCTTGCCCGAGCTCTGTCGTACCCATTTTCATTCACTCATTTCGTTTCTGGAAGGTGTTGATGCAAATTCAGATAAAGCAGCAGTTACTGAAGTGTTGATCAGGGAAATTGTAGGGAGACTGCGGTTGCTGGTGGGTATCGGCTTGGATTATCTCAGCCTGGAACGACGCGCCGGCACGCTATCAGGCGGTGAATCGCAGCGCATTCGCTTATCAACACAAATTGGCAGTGGATTAATGGGCATGCTCTATGTCCTTGATGAGCCGAGTATCGGCTTACATCCTAAAGACAACGCGCGCATGATCTCTACCCTGCGGAAGCTTGTAGATGTTGGCAATACGGTAATTGTTGTCGAGCACGACGAAGACACCATCCGCGGCGCAGATTATTGCATTGAAATTGGCCCGGGCCCCGGGATACACGGTGGTACAGTTGTTTCTGCAGGTCCGCCCAAAGCTTTGATGACAGATCCGGCATCGTTGACGGGGCGTTATCTTTCAGGGACCAAAGAAATTGCCGTGCCGAATGAACGGCGTACGTTAGACAATGGACGGATCGCGGTGTCCGGTTGCCGGCATAACAATTTACAGGACGTCGATATTGACATCCCCATGCACGCATTCACCTGCGTGACTGGCGCTTCTGGTTCAGGCAAAAGCTCATTTCTGCATGAAACCCTGTATAAAATCCTGATTGCAAGACTACATGACAGCAGGGTTTTACCTGGCGCGTACCGGACAATCACCGGTCACGAAGCCATTGATGACGTCATACATATTAACCAGCGTCCGATTGGCCGGTCTTCCCGGAGCAATCCTGCGACATACATCGGGATATACGATAACATCAGAAAGCTATTTGCTGGCACAGCAGAAGCAACAGCGCGCGGCTACACTGCTTCTCGGTTCAGCTTTAATGTAAAAGGAGGGCGCTGTGAGCAGTGCAGCGGTGAAGGGACCATAACGACGAAGCTTTCCTTCATGCCCGATGTTGAAGTACAATGCCCCACCTGCAAAGGCGCGCGCTACAACGCGGACACGCTCGAGATTGTATGGAATGGGAAGAATATCGCTGATGTGCTGGAGATGTCTATTGAGGATGGTGTTGCCTTTTTTGAAGGCCAGCGATTGATTCGGCGTAAACTGGGTGTCATGCATGACCTCGGACTGGGATATCTGAAGATTGGTCATCCTGCCCCGATTTTATCTGGCGGTGAGGCGCAACGCGTGAAGTTGGCTGCTGAACTGGGTAAGGTAAAGCGGGGCAAACATTTGCTCTATATCCTGGATGAGCCTACGACTGGATTACATTTTGCAGACATCGATCGCTTGTTGCAAGCACTCAACAGCCTGGTAGACGCCGGCCACTCAGTTGTTGTCATTGAACACAACCTGGATGTGATAAAGACGGCTGACTGGGTCGTTGATCTTGGGCCCGAAGGAGGGCACAAAGGCGGACATGTTGTCGCCGCCGGCCGGCCAGAAGACGTTGCAGCCGTGCCCGAAAGCCATACGGGTCGATTTCTAATGCCACTCTTAGTCGATCCCCTCTAA